From a single Lentisphaera profundi genomic region:
- a CDS encoding autotransporter outer membrane beta-barrel domain-containing protein has product MNTISKILLLFIGLISFVKADIYDKNGGGFINGEFGDIGTYDPKYDSLYFTPRTEVNLYFEGNIRISDPFYSIWKDITFNDPTAPDRMSVHLLGTNLSLTSNLNGGFVRTMQTSQLTLNKVDLDSFSVKILFLGNNNRLTLNDSNMDLSFVDMAALASAPMTVNVTGGSNKITAWDGNISPSKFTLNIANGASLELFASGDVYTTTPSQRLNIDTTVEGSIDGGSLILKDSNAYFKSNENFEFKNNATLQLLGSKTLFEVEHVKFQDSKIQLGRNTVFQINQVINLEDSELVFGEGSQLQANDVIKTKGTIHLSGASSGSGIRGASLLDMNSLGGSTQFTQEGITASKVEFLIMKSGSTLDLANTDFEVNEQFFASDNAQVNIHDNASFLLNGTVAGISSIVDFNIDYGGKLIVTQSGTLVQRSSSNFDNDGVMLIEGYYGANGAVTGSGDIIISEDGIMDFGNKDNSVFTFSTDNNIYFEPDPTNLAPSADGGTLNVQLDVSGGSATNDTIQYGAGNVVLTKMGKINVGLTKTLTADELDGQSFTLIEAQSSGVSGTLIDAATTHLAEGADIPALIDFTISDNNTNGKPDLTLNAQKLGSLSLATHPSVVDRHRPATISSKTPHPSLPGHTITTTTNVTPTSNGGATQTTTTVVTNAGGSSVSSSTGTSTLAPATGSPNKSSGATLVTTAANNGNTQINNALNSLTNQQVASHFDTIHPEGYSSYMTVGLEASLLALETVNSSTRGNTFRAPVSMASLDDLPPVKGDYQKEFWLDLNYANGSIDEDGELGSIDYSITSFLFGQDLVVDHNSKLGVFSGYSHYKMDEHGISDLNLDTDALYLGVYGQYTHNDWIFNSTLGYAYGMNESERDSTLGTISGTSEADYDSHSFFIGSSAQTAIYTNQLFTLSPELGLYYVYYYQEEFDESGNSSLDLSLDSADAHSLVNTIGFNIQFADLGDTYAISPLVYFRYEYDWITDNNDDHSIQASLKNSNSGKQSFSGQNRGANHLVSGFSISAQVTDNTELNFGSSYTYSDNGDEYGLNARFIYSF; this is encoded by the coding sequence ATGAACACCATAAGTAAAATCCTCCTCCTTTTCATAGGACTCATTTCTTTTGTGAAAGCTGATATATATGACAAAAATGGCGGTGGCTTCATCAACGGCGAATTTGGTGATATTGGCACTTACGACCCAAAATATGATTCGCTATATTTTACACCTAGAACGGAAGTAAACTTATACTTCGAAGGCAATATCAGGATCAGCGACCCCTTTTATTCTATATGGAAAGATATCACATTTAACGACCCCACGGCACCTGATCGTATGTCCGTGCATCTCTTAGGAACGAATTTAAGTCTCACTTCAAACTTAAATGGCGGTTTCGTTCGAACCATGCAAACGAGCCAGCTCACATTAAACAAAGTCGATTTGGACTCGTTTTCGGTCAAAATACTTTTTTTAGGTAATAATAATCGCCTGACCTTAAATGATTCAAACATGGATCTAAGTTTCGTTGATATGGCAGCTCTAGCTAGTGCTCCGATGACTGTCAATGTGACAGGAGGTAGTAATAAAATTACCGCGTGGGATGGTAATATCTCTCCAAGTAAATTCACCCTCAATATCGCCAATGGCGCCAGCCTCGAACTGTTTGCTAGTGGTGATGTTTATACGACCACTCCATCACAGCGCTTAAACATAGATACGACAGTCGAAGGATCCATCGATGGTGGCAGCTTGATTCTAAAAGACTCAAATGCCTATTTCAAATCTAATGAAAATTTTGAATTCAAAAATAATGCTACACTGCAACTCTTAGGCAGTAAGACCCTATTTGAAGTTGAACATGTGAAGTTTCAAGACAGCAAAATTCAACTAGGTCGAAATACCGTGTTCCAAATCAATCAGGTCATCAATCTAGAAGATAGCGAGCTCGTTTTTGGTGAGGGTTCACAACTTCAGGCAAATGATGTCATTAAAACCAAAGGGACTATTCACCTTTCCGGTGCAAGTTCTGGCTCAGGCATCCGAGGCGCATCTTTACTGGACATGAATAGCCTGGGAGGCTCCACCCAATTCACCCAAGAAGGCATTACAGCATCCAAGGTGGAATTTCTAATCATGAAAAGTGGCTCCACTTTAGATCTGGCGAATACAGATTTCGAAGTGAACGAACAATTTTTTGCCTCTGATAATGCTCAGGTCAATATCCACGATAATGCTTCCTTTCTTTTAAATGGTACGGTAGCTGGCATCTCCTCTATCGTTGATTTTAATATCGATTATGGTGGCAAACTAATAGTCACTCAAAGCGGCACCTTAGTCCAACGCAGCAGCTCAAATTTTGACAATGACGGCGTAATGTTAATTGAAGGTTATTATGGCGCCAACGGCGCCGTAACTGGCTCTGGAGACATCATTATTAGTGAAGATGGGATCATGGACTTTGGAAATAAGGATAACAGCGTATTCACGTTCTCGACTGACAATAACATCTACTTTGAACCTGATCCAACTAATCTAGCGCCCAGCGCAGATGGGGGCACACTCAACGTTCAATTAGACGTAAGCGGTGGCTCAGCGACCAATGATACGATTCAATATGGAGCTGGGAATGTCGTTCTAACGAAAATGGGAAAAATAAATGTCGGCCTCACCAAAACCCTCACCGCAGACGAACTCGACGGCCAGAGTTTCACCCTGATCGAAGCTCAAAGTAGCGGGGTCAGCGGCACTCTTATCGATGCTGCAACCACGCATCTGGCCGAGGGAGCCGACATCCCCGCTCTCATTGACTTCACCATCAGTGACAACAACACCAACGGAAAGCCTGACCTCACGCTCAATGCCCAGAAGCTAGGCAGCCTCTCCCTAGCCACTCATCCATCTGTCGTTGATAGACATCGCCCTGCCACTATTAGTTCCAAAACTCCACATCCGAGCCTACCTGGTCATACAATTACAACTACTACTAATGTAACTCCCACAAGTAATGGTGGAGCGACTCAAACAACTACAACTGTTGTTACCAACGCTGGAGGGTCATCTGTGAGTAGCTCTACAGGGACGAGTACTCTAGCCCCCGCCACTGGCTCTCCAAATAAATCTTCAGGAGCCACATTAGTTACTACTGCTGCTAATAATGGAAATACTCAAATTAATAACGCACTCAACTCATTAACTAATCAACAAGTTGCTTCTCATTTCGACACAATTCATCCCGAGGGCTACTCATCTTATATGACTGTAGGCCTAGAGGCTTCTTTATTAGCTTTAGAGACCGTCAATTCGAGTACCCGTGGTAATACTTTCCGTGCACCTGTCTCCATGGCTTCACTAGATGATCTCCCTCCTGTTAAGGGCGACTATCAAAAAGAATTTTGGCTTGATTTAAACTACGCAAATGGTTCTATTGATGAAGATGGAGAACTGGGCAGCATCGATTATTCCATAACTAGTTTTCTCTTTGGGCAAGATCTTGTAGTTGATCATAATAGTAAACTTGGTGTCTTCTCTGGTTACTCCCATTACAAAATGGATGAACATGGCATTTCAGATCTTAACTTAGACACAGATGCTTTATATCTTGGTGTTTATGGCCAGTACACGCACAATGATTGGATCTTTAATTCCACACTTGGTTATGCCTATGGCATGAATGAGTCAGAACGCGATTCTACTCTCGGAACGATCTCTGGAACATCTGAAGCGGATTACGATAGTCATAGTTTTTTCATAGGATCAAGTGCGCAAACAGCCATATATACGAATCAACTTTTTACCCTATCTCCAGAACTGGGACTCTATTACGTTTATTACTATCAAGAAGAATTTGATGAAAGCGGTAACTCATCATTAGATCTTAGTCTTGACTCTGCGGATGCACACTCACTAGTCAATACTATTGGATTCAATATACAATTTGCCGATCTTGGTGATACTTACGCGATCTCCCCACTCGTTTATTTTCGTTACGAATACGACTGGATTACTGATAATAATGATGATCACAGCATTCAAGCCAGTTTGAAAAACTCAAACTCGGGAAAACAAAGCTTTTCGGGACAAAACCGTGGCGCTAATCACTTGGTATCAGGTTTTAGTATTTCTGCGCAAGTGACAGACAACACAGAACTCAACTTCGGCTCTAGTTACACTTACAGTGACAACGGAGACGAGTATGGACTCAACGCTCGATTTATATATAGCTTTTAG